The Naumovozyma dairenensis CBS 421 chromosome 3, complete genome genome has a window encoding:
- the RNR2 gene encoding ribonucleotide-diphosphate reductase subunit RNR2 (similar to Saccharomyces cerevisiae RNR4 (YGR180C) and RNR2 (YJL026W); ancestral locus Anc_5.179): protein MAKETPSKQAAAALSDLEIKDASKNLSSTLNPVSEDLEAQEAALNKRLSEAAEKHKQYLYSHRIQRHKLKAEEKEEPLLTYDNDRHTLFPIKYHEIWQAYKRAEASFWTAEEIDLSKDLHDWNNRMNANERFFISRVLAFFAASDGIVNENLVENFSAEVQIPEARAFYGFQIMIENIHSETYSLLIDTYIKDPKESEFLFNAIETIPQIKEKAEWALRWINDSESPFGERLVAFAAIEGIFFSGSFASIFWLKKRGLMPGLTFSNELICRDEGLHTDFACLLFAHLKHKIEPSTVETIIVQAVEIEKRYFLDALPVALLGMNADLMNQYVEFVADRLLVAFGNEKYYKVENPFDFMENISLAGKTNFFEKRVSDYQKAGVIAKATETETGAFVISEDF from the coding sequence ATGGCTAAAGAAACTCCATCTAAGCAAGCTGCTGCCGCTCTATCTGATTTAGAAATCAAAGATGCTTCTAAGAATTTATCTTCTACATTAAACCCAGTTTCTGAAGATCTTGAAGCTCAAGAAGCTGCTCTTAACAAGAGATTAAGTGAAGCTGCTGAAAAACATAAGCAATACTTATACTCTCACAGAATTCAACGTCATAAATTGAAGGCcgaagaaaaggaagaaccattattaacatatgataatgatagaCACACATTATTCCCAATCAAGTATCATGAAATCTGGCAAGCTTATAAGAGAGCTGAAGCCTCTTTCTGGACTGCCGAAGAAATTGATCTTTCTAAGGATTTACATGATTGGAATAATAGAATGAATGCAAATGaaagatttttcatttcaaGAGTTTTGGCTTTCTTTGCTGCGTCTGATGGTAttgttaatgaaaatttagtTGAAAATTTCTCTGCTGAAGTTCAAATTCCAGAAGCTAGAGCTTTCTATGGGTTCCAAATTatgattgaaaatattcattctGAAACttattctttattgatTGATACTTATATTAAGGATCCAAAGGAAAGtgaatttttattcaatgCTATTGAAACTATTCCACAAATTAAGGAAAAGGCTGAATGGGCTTTAAGATGGATTAATGATTCTGAATCTCCATTTGGTGAAAGATTGGTTGCCTTTGCTGCTATTGAAggtattttcttctctGGTTCCTTTGCTTCTATTTTCTGGTTGAAGAAGAGAGGTTTGATGCCAGGTTTAACTTTCtctaatgaattgatttgTAGAGATGAAGGTTTACATACTGATTTTGCATGTCTATTATTTGCTCATTTGAAGCATAAGATTGAACCAAGTACTGTTGAAACCATTATTGTTCAAGCtgttgaaattgaaaagagaTATTTCTTGGATGCTTTACCAGTTGCTTTATTAGGTATGAATGCTGATTTGATGAACCAATATGTTGAATTTGTTGCTGATAGATTATTAGTTGCTTTTGGTAATGAAAAATACTACAAGGTTGAAAATCCATTTGATTTCatggaaaatatttccTTAGCTGGTAAGActaatttctttgaaaagagaGTTTCTGATTATCAAAAGGCTGGTGTTATTGCTAAGGCTACTGAAACTGAAACTGGTGCCTTCGTCATTTCTGAAGATTTCtaa
- the HRD1 gene encoding E3 ubiquitin-protein ligase HRD1 (similar to Saccharomyces cerevisiae HRD1 (YOL013C); ancestral locus Anc_6.45) has translation MAIQISMLNSKKFQFVIFSISVYLITFFTIINAANSSTSFLHLCLKLNEGFNIMIITIFILLNSLLSWKLITWFLFNDLRLIEQEHIMERLPFTVINFIVMATMFNERFFFTLTIYGLLLISLRVYHWILKDRLEFIIQTINDSTSMTKIIFSKFSFNLISLSLINLKLIQNCLTWDDINFWKNNQNLFNSIMNYLINPISSTTISNGINNHSNPVYLMLGMEFSILLLEYFNVLFHSLLSLFEFYKSKQFSIQQQQIRQNNLINRAQTTQNDENEINIGLDIDIDDDEEDDDETFNGLEGKFIYEKIIDLFTRFLMTIIHVSLLLPLNIPMILVKDILWDFFSLYRNAMSLYKIWKNNQKLESALPNMTPDDLQHSDNVCIICMDDLLPSLETLEHATNVSSTTPSSNHYLNIKKKKKPKKLPCGHFLHFSCLKNWMERSQTCPICRLDVFDKNGNVKVYPNTNTNTNVNDSSHDQTSENRPPSTSTSNIIPGSNTNITTNTPIPRNIDASNGSHEVSPAASPSPSPSPSLPILKHEQHDGNPINNFNETKNWYEFKIDSDKSTYANNSQTISFPIEFEKDNNSNNNNNNNNNNDTIIANLLIEDKIQNDSHSPVIIIPKESINYPDTN, from the coding sequence ATGGCAATACAAATCTCCAtgttaaattcaaaaaaatttcaattcgttatattttcaatatcagtTTATTTAATCACATTCTTCACAATAATTAATGCCGCTAATTCAAGTACTTCATTCTTACATTTAtgtttgaaattaaatgaagGTTTCAacataatgataataacaatcTTTATCctattaaattcattactTTCTTGGAAATTAATTACATGGTTCttattcaatgatttaAGATTAatagaacaagaacataTAATGGAAAGATTACCATTTACTGTAATAAATTTCATCGTTATGGCAACAATGTTTAATGAAAGATTTTTCTTCACTTTAACCATTTATGGATTATTACTCATTTCATTAAGAGTCTACCATTGGATATTAAAGGATAGATTAgaattcatcattcaaaCAATTAATGATTCTACATCCATGACAAAAATCATATTctcaaaattttcattcaatttaatttcattatcattaattaatttgaaattaattcaaaattGTTTAACTTGGGATGATAtaaatttttggaaaaataatcaaaatttatttaattcaataatgaattatttaattaatccaatttcatcaacaacaatatcaaATGGAATCAataatcattcaaatcCCGTTTATTTAATGTTAGGAATGGAATTCTCAATCTTattattggaatattttaatgTATTATTCCATTCACTATTAAGTTTATTCGAATTTtataaatcaaaacaattctcaattcaacaacaacaaattagacaaaataatttaataaatcgTGCCCAAACTACacaaaatgatgaaaatgaaattaatattgGACTTGACATcgatattgatgatgatgaagaagatgatgatgagaCTTTTAATGGATTAGAAGGTAAATTCATTTACGAAAAGATAATAGATCTATTCACCAGATTCCTCATGACAATCATCCATGTATCTTTACTACTACCATTAAATATACCAATGATATTAGTCAAAGATATCTTATGggattttttttcactcTATAGAAATGCAATgtcattatataaaatttggaagaataatcaaaaattagaaTCAGCTTTACCAAATATGACTCCTGATGATTTACAACACTCTGATAATGTCTGTATCATTTGTATGGATGATCTTTTACCATCTTTAGAAACATTGGAACATGCAACCAATGTTTCTTCTACTACTCCTTCTTcgaatcattatttgaatattaaaaagaagaaaaaaccCAAAAAATTACCTTGTGGCCATTTCTTACATTTTTCatgtttgaaaaattggatGGAAAGATCTCAAACCTGTCCCATTTGTAGATTGGATGTTTTCGATAAAAATGGGAATGTTAAAGTTTATCcgaatacaaatacaaatacgAACGTAAACGATTCGAGTCATGACCAAACTTCGGAAAACAGGCCCCCATCTACCAGTActtcaaatattattcctggttcaaatacaaatataaCTACAAATACCCCAATCCCTCGAAATATTGACGCATCTAATGGGTCTCACGAAGTTTCTCCAGCTGCATCTCCATCTCCATCTCCATCTCCATCTTTACCGATACTAAAACACGAACAACATGATGGAAatccaataaataattttaatgaGACCAAGAATTGGtatgaatttaaaattgatTCTGATAAATCTACATATGCTAATAATTCACAAACCATTTCATTCccaattgaatttgaaaaagataataatagcaataataataataataataataataataatgatacaatAATAGCAAATTTACTAATTGAAGATAAGATCCAAAATGATTCACATTCACCAGTCATCATTATACCTAAagaatcaataaattatccGGATACTAACTAA